The sequence below is a genomic window from Deltaproteobacteria bacterium.
GGGCAGTCCCGGCACGGGGTCTTTACCAAAAGGCCCGAGACCCTGACCAACGACTTCTTCGTCAATCTGCTGGACATGGGCACAGTATGGAAGCCGACTTCGGCCGACCCGGACGTGTTCGAGGGGCGGGACCGGGCCACGGGCGAGAGCAAATGGACCGGGACTCGGGTCGACCTCGTCTTCGGGTCCAATTCCCAACTCAGGGCCTTGGCCGAAGTCTATGCCTGTGCCGACTCCCTGGAAAAATTCCTGAAGGACTTTGTCGCGGCCTGGAACAAGGTCATGAACCTCGACCGTTTCGACCTCGCCTGATCATATCCGAAAAGGCACACCCTTCAAAACATACTCGGTCCGGCGGGACTCACCTCCCGCCGGACCGAATAAATCGAACGCTCCCCCTGAGGTGCCGGTTATCGCCGGAACAAATTCATAAGCACCGTCAATACGGTGCTGACGATGATCATGGATGTGATCGGAACAAACACCCGGCCACGCTCGGATTCGATGCGGATATCCCCGGGCAATCGGCCGAACCAGTTCAGGAGCCAAGGGGCGTAATGCCAAGCAAGGCCGACCGCTACCAAAAGGCACCCGACGACGATCAGAATCCGGGCCATGTCCGGCTCAACGCTCCAATAATTCGGGGATCGTTTTGACTATATCGAACATCTTCCCCATCGGCCGTTAACATTGTTCGGTCGCCGAGAATTGGGCTTTCAGCGCATTGATCATTGTCGGGCTGAGCTGCTTGAACAGTTCCGCATTGTACGATGCGCAGTACGGCACTCCAGGCACCGATCCGTAAAAGATAGACGAATCCTGAGTGTTGTCCTGGGGTCGAGATGGGTCCATGGTCTCGACCGGAATGGCGTCATACGCCTTCTCGAGGTTGGG
It includes:
- a CDS encoding DUF2905 domain-containing protein, whose translation is MARILIVVGCLLVAVGLAWHYAPWLLNWFGRLPGDIRIESERGRVFVPITSMIIVSTVLTVLMNLFRR